The following proteins are encoded in a genomic region of Papaver somniferum cultivar HN1 unplaced genomic scaffold, ASM357369v1 unplaced-scaffold_10, whole genome shotgun sequence:
- the LOC113326054 gene encoding putative disease resistance protein RGA4 isoform X3, whose protein sequence is MALEEIFVTGATGFMKKLVSLAAKKIGKTGAIDKDLQKLKDTLEMIAAVTSDAEKKQVKNKFVLLWVRRIQDVAYDADDLLDENSYEAMRGNMEKDIGIN, encoded by the coding sequence ATGGCGTTGGAAGAGATATTTGTTACCGGTGCCACAGGGTTCATGAAAAAATTGGTTTCTCTTGCTGCTAAAAAAATTGGAAAGACCGGGGCTATAGATAAAGATCTGCAAAAGCTTAAGGATACTCTGGAGATGATCGCAGCTGTAACATCTGACGCTGAAAAGAAGCAGGTGAAAAACAAATTCGTGCTGCTTTGGGTGAGAAGGATCCAAGATGTTGCATATGATGCTGACGATCTTTTGGATGAAAATTCTTACGAAGCTATGCGTGGAAACATGGAGAAG
- the LOC113326054 gene encoding disease resistance protein TAO1-like isoform X1, which produces MRTIPSSAFKFFLILEKKLRLITMCRGGTNSSAFKFKHMRYLDFSYSDLEAINAADSIHQLYNLQTLNLHRSKNVRMIVNEDIGSLINLRHLNLSFSDVNLLPISIAHLQNLSSLDISHNSAIPELPDSISLLYNLTMLKLNSCSSLKALPGNFGALTQLRSLDLFYTRITELPESLTSNICKLEYVNLGSWCNYPKEIKNWVELRHLENHGKSKNSSMPGGIENLTRLEVLDPYIFRKEDYVSIDGCSFNSVTSFIRELADINSLRRLVIVNLENVRGGKIEAERAKLKDKKNIQMLELRWNYKEEEDEKYMRLEFEEEVEEEEEVRGR; this is translated from the coding sequence ATGAGAACTATACCTTCTTCCGCTTTCAAGTTCTTTTTAATTTTGGAGAAAAAATTAAGATTGATAACCATGTGCCGAGGAGGCACAAATAGTTCCGCTTTCAAGTTCAAACACATGAGGTATCTTGACTTTAGTTATTCTGATCTTGAAGCTATTAATGCTGCTGATTCCATTCATCAGCTCTACAATCTGCAAACTCTCAACCTTCATCGTTCCAAAAATGTTCGAATGATTGTCAATGAAGATATTGGTTCTTTGATTAATTTGCGACAtctaaatctctccttttcagaCGTCAACCTTTTACCCATAAGCATTGCGCATCTCCAAAATCTATCGTCCCTTGATATTTCACATAATTCAGCCATCCCAGAGTTACCAGATTCAATCTCTCTGCTCTATAATTTAACGATGCTTAAATTAAACTCTTGCTCTTCTTTAAAAGCACTTCCTGGCAACTTTGGAGCTTTGACACAACTAAGGTCACTAGATTTGTTTTATACTAGAATAACAGAATTACCCGAGTCCTTGACCAGCAACATCTGTAAATTAGAGTATGTGAACTTGGGAAGTTGGTGCAACTATCCCAAAGAAATTAAGAATTGGGTGGAATTGAGACatctggagaaccatggaaagtCAAAAAATTCAAGCATGCCTGGAGGTATTGAAAATCTAACTCGCCTCGAAGTATTAGATCCTTACATCTTTAGGAAAGAAGATTACGTTTCCATTGATGGCTGCAGTTTCAACTCAGTTACTTCCTTCATCCGAGAATTAGCAGATATAAACTCCCTTCGGAGGTTAGTGATTGTAAATCTAGAGAATGTGAGAGGTGGTAAAATAGAGGCGGAGAGAGCCAAGTTAAAAGACAAGAAAAACATCCAAATGTTGGAACTGCGATGgaattacaaagaagaagaagatgaaaaatatatgCGATTGGAATtcgaagaagaagtagaggaagaggaagaggtcagaggaagatga